The Bos indicus x Bos taurus breed Angus x Brahman F1 hybrid chromosome 13, Bos_hybrid_MaternalHap_v2.0, whole genome shotgun sequence genome includes a region encoding these proteins:
- the OTOR gene encoding otoraplin: protein MARLVLLFLPGLVAICAVHGIFMDRLGSKKLCADDECVYTISLARAQEDYNAPDCRFINVKKGQWIYVYSKLVKENEAGEFWAGSVYGNQSEDEMGTVGYFPSNLVQEQHVYQEATKEVPTTDIDFFCE from the exons ATGGCAAGACTGGTGTTACTTTTCCTCCCAGGTCTTGTGGCCATATGTGCTGTGCATGGAATATTTATGGACAGACTTGGTTCCAAGAAGCTGTGTGCAGATGATGAATGTGTCT ATACTATTTCTCTGGCCAGAGCTCAAGAAGATTACAATGCTCCGGACTGTAGATTCATTAACGTTAAAAAAGGGCAGTGGATCTATGTTTACTCAAAGCtggtaaaagaaaatgaagctggAGAATTCTGGGCTGGCAGC GTCTATGGCAATCAGTCTGAGGATGAAATGGGAACCGTGGGTTATTTTCCCAGCAACTTGGTCCAGGAACAACATGTGTACCAagaagccaccaaggaagttcctacCACG gataTTGACTTTTTCTGCGAGTAA